In Ovis aries strain OAR_USU_Benz2616 breed Rambouillet chromosome 13, ARS-UI_Ramb_v3.0, whole genome shotgun sequence, the genomic window tttttccctctaataaatcTATGCATCTTTAGTTCAAATTAATATGTAGTGAAGAGAAAACagtgcagagaaaaataaaaaatcttccattcTAATACCAGTGAAGGCTTTGATACATTTCTTTCTGgtcttatttctctttgtgtATATTCCTTTTGCATCAGTCATGTATTTTAAAGTTCAGTTCTACAATAATGTACAACAAAACCGAAAGTATAGgcaggaaaacaaaagcacagtCACACAACCAGTCTTGCTGGATCATTGATTATTAGCTTTCTTGCTCTCTCATTTCCTCCCAGCTACATCCGATACTCCCAGATCTGTGCAAAAGCAGTCAGAGATGCACTGAAGACCGAATTCAAAGCAAACGCCATGAAGACTTCTGGCAGCAGcataaaaattgtgaaagtgaaaaaggaataaTCTGTAAGTTATTGATAACATTTAGAAAAA contains:
- the ATP5F1E gene encoding ATP synthase subunit epsilon, mitochondrial, producing MVAYWRQAGLSYIRYSQICAKAVRDALKTEFKANAMKTSGSSIKIVKVKKE